The Capsicum annuum cultivar UCD-10X-F1 chromosome 3, UCD10Xv1.1, whole genome shotgun sequence genomic sequence TCCCATACTAAGGGAATACCATATGGAGGAGATGTTAAGCTCTAATGTCATATTTGTCACAGCTCAAGCACACGACATGTATTGTCTGCTTAAGTTCAATAACCCACATATATTTGTCCCTAATTGGCTACACGCCATCATTTTGCCCAGAAGCATGCTTACCATGTGAACTTGTGTTATTCCGAtgcaaaatttaatttaaaattctgTTTTTCTTGATCATGAATGAATCCAAATTTTTGGACCCAAACTAAAGCTTTGATATTTGTGAGTTTATTCCTTCCCCTTCTAATAGGAAGCTGTACAATCTATTTATTAATTCAGTTACCAATATTGCCTTTATCTAATGCTATGAAATCATTGGTGAGATAAATCTCTAGATAATGTGGAAAAAATAGATTGCTAGAAGACAAAGGTCATTTTTCAAGCTTTAATTATTGTGGCCTATGAATTTTTCAATGTTACTCTCATGAAAAATCACCATACAAAAAGAAGAGTAgcaagatttatttatttttttggttaaatacaAGACAGAAGACATTTCAAGTGACCGTTTCCAAACAAACTCACATGATGTTTTTTCCAATCTTTGTAGCTCTTCTTATCATCACTATTCTCAGTTTTCTTCTTCCAAAAAGCAAAAAGAATGGAGAAAACAATATGCCACCAGGTCCTATAGGGCTCACATTCATTGGAAATCTGCATCAATTTGATAGTTTAAAACCTCATCTCTATTTTTGGAAACTTTCCAAGATATATGGAAATATATTCTCATTGAAACTTGGTTCTTCTACCATGGTCGTAATTTCTTCAGCAAAATTAGCAAAAGAAGTGTTGAAGACACAAGATTTAGTATTTTGTAGTAGACCTCTTCTTCTTGGTCAGCGAAAATTGTCTTACAACGGTCATGATATTGGCTTTGCGCCTTATAATGACTATTGGAGAGAACTTCGAAAAATTTGTGTGCTTCACTTATTTAGTCTCAAGAAAGTGCAATCTTTTAGTCCAATTCGTGAAGATGAAGTATCAAGAATGATCAAGAAAATATCTCAACAAGCTGCCACTTCACAAATTACAAATTTGAGTAGTATATTGATTTCACTAACAGCTACAATTATTTGTAGAGTTGCTTTTGGTATTAGGTACGATGAAGAAACACATGAAAGGAGGAAATTTGCGGAGCTTTTAAAAGTGACTGAAGAAATATTAGCAGGCTTTTTTGTCTCTGATTATTTTCCTCTCTTAGGTTGGATTGATAAACTCTCTGGAAGAATAAGTAGACTTGAGAAGAATTTTAAGGATCTGGATGAGTTTTATGAAGGACTCGTCAAGCAGCATCTCAATTCCAACAGGCCAAAATCGATGGAAGGAGATATTGTTGACCTTTTGCTCAAGTTGAAGAAGGAGAAATCAACTCCAATCGATCTTACTTTTGATGACATAAAGGGAATTATCATGGTAATGAACAACTCCATTTGTCTCCATTTTATATACTCTCTCCTTGGATGCTTACTCCTAGCTAAACATTTAACCGTATGAATGAACTAACAAAATGAAGTGAAAATTCATGATCCCTCTAATTCATTTTGTCCGTCttactttcttttttctatttccttttatgaaaactttttagtttcaagcttctacatgacatgtttaagaatataagattcaaaagtctactttactttcttaaacttcatgtcaAGTTAAAACCacacaaacaaattgaaacgaagGGAATATCAACTAATCACAGTTAGATgttaaaaattgtatatatgCAAGTCTTTGTGTGTAATCATATTTATTGGCTTGGTATTAACACTGCCATGCGGCTAAGTTTTCTTCTGTGGTTATATGTCTGTGGAACGGTGATAATATAAAGAAAGATTTTTGTCAAATATTACAACGTATACCTTTTGAACTTGTGATGTCACACATGCTATAACAGTTTATGATTAGGAGAACAATCCAATTGATATGACAATGTTGCATTTAAATTTTATCCTCCCACTTTGTCTGGTAGAATATGCTAGTAGGTGGAACGGATACAAGCGCAGCTGCAGTAATTTGGGCAATGACAGCTTTGATAGGGAACCCGAATGCCATGAAGAAAGTTCAAGCAGAAATTAGAGAATCGGTTGGGAAAAAGTCCATAGTGAATGAAGATGATATCCAAAATCTTCAATATTTCAAAGCAGTGATAAAAGAGACATTTAGATTGTATCCACCAGCTCCATTGTTAGTACCAAGAGAGACAATGCAAAATTCCGTACTAGAAGGATATGAAATTAAACAGAAAACTATAATTCATGTCAACGTCTGGGCAATTGGAAGGGATCCTGAAATATGGGAAAATCCAGAAGAATTTATACCTGAGAGGTTCATGAACAGCGATATCGATTTCAGGGGCCAAAATTTTGAGTTGCTTCCATTTGGAGCAGGCCGAAGAGGGTGCCCAGCTATGGCATTTGGTGTGGCAACCGTGGAAATTGTACTTTCCAATCTTCTTTACGAGTTTGATTGGGAGTTGCCTAGTGGAATGAAAAGAGAAGACATTGACACTAATGTTTTGCCTGGACTTACTATGCATAAGAAAGAACCTCTGTGCCTTATTCCTAGAAATTCCAgtgtttaaattaattaaatatgtgTGTATGATTTCGTTAGTTATCCATGTTTAATATAAGGTTGTACCTATGATTTCGTTAGTTATCCATGTTTAATATAAGGTTGTACCTCTTTAAGCCTGCCATTTTTCGTTATAAACTTGTAATGGGAGTAGTCGTTTCAATAAAATTTCCCTTCTAGTTCTAGATAATATTGCAAAAAtaatgagaagaagaaaaaaggcgAACAAATTGACCAGAATTATATCTTATCCTTGACTTTGGACTCAACGTATTCTCTTTTCTTCTATATGGTGCACTAATAGTCCTTCATGTTTGATATATCGAAGAACTTTTGAGTCTCATTTCCTATCTTCAGTTTACATTTTAACGTTTAGATCTTGTGGACATTCACGTAAGAAATATTCCCCAAATCGCactaatattttttgaattttttgaaataaaatccccgaaccaacaataggttgtCTATGTATCTCACAttccgaaagaggagaatcagggatgcgtagttcgtccagattagacaattaaggattaaatgacaaactaaaccctgaattgagagacacgactaaagacagacgataaaaataaaatcttttttgggtttttaattagaaactaacaccaacaactataaaagaaaaaatcttttgatattttcgttatataaaaatgtacaaagctcctattgaaaggaaaaaatatttttggagttttcgaattgtgaatacttactaaataattaaaagaaattttttttaacgttttttattttttgggaaatgagtgcaaaaagtaaaaaaatattatattttttttgaattgtaaaaaacaaaaaccataaagaGCCCTAAAGACTactaaatccttttttttttcactcttttttcttctttttttttttcaacaatttttgcctacacactttacttctaacacatgcttttgcccaaatcattctgtcaaatgacctcgttacctacaaagatgcaatatttagcacGTAAGGATGCCTTAGAGGTAagtttcctacaaaggaccaagtgggttcCGCTAGGTtttaatatgatgcagataagcatgacctaaaagTTGACCTACGCTAggattcactaacaaggctgttcgaggAAGCGTATGATCAATAATGGTTGctttagctttccacccactccataccagccgaaggctccccctcctaagataagggtgactcaactagaggtcgtgtacacaacgtgtactacggacttattacagaaagaatgactcggattatgcacatgatgtcagatataaagcggtaacacatagataaaattataaacaaagagcacgcaggcactcaacaaaaaaaacaataacacaaaacaacacaaacaacgtctatacacccataataccaaactaagccgatacaactccaaaaaataagctcgaattctgaaacgtccccagcagagtcgccagagctctCACACCTCTTTTCTaccaaaaagattcattttatgtttcgaaaggatttttattgttaaagtgacaaaaaatgaaaatttatttcgaaaaaatattatttacattttttattcagaatcgccacttgacataatcagGTGTGcaaagtcacctttgaaagatccttttcaaaacgatttgactctttaaactggtttgcgaacagagattccggctacggaattttgttgaccgagggaaaggtgttaggcccccctcgatcccgtggttcgaccacggtcgcttggtggaacaTATCGGCTAATCTGATactataaaatgtataaaccacacaaaatacACATAAGACAAGCAACGAGCAaatcaaacaaagttcaaaaccaaaataatatccagtccgagttatacagtcccaaaaatagaaaaacacgAAAATGTAAAtcttattctaaactaatcctagactaagctccaatgttTTACCCGATACCTCGGGCCTTCGTCGCGAACATCCTTCGAGTACATAATACGTCAggacattccccggtgaataagtacaatgtgaCCTCGGAGCATTCCCCAGCGAATGAATACATTATCCAAATGCGAGAAAATTAAACCACTCAAggaaatttcaaacattcaacaaaaaaaacTTAATCCTAAATTTGTCTACCCGAACCTACCGTTTGTCTATCCATTCTCGACTAAAGACATAATTCTATCACGTTTCAAATCAACAATAAATCGAAATTAATTCGAATCTACcctttttgtcaatttttcaTTCCCAAACTAACTTCCTTTTTATCAATCACACCATCAAAATTACTTCAATTCATTCCACATATCACCGGAATCACATTATCAAGCACAGAAACATAACAGCATAACATCAACAAAGTTCAACAATCATAATCATACTACACATAATCCCAATCAATTCAACAAATCAAAGATAAGAAAAAGAGAATGGGTTAAGGACATGAACCCCGATAATCAAtttcgttgataataaagaattaaagaagcCCGAACTTGGAACCCGACTAGAGAACCTCAACGACAAGCCACCTCGATATCATAAAATAATAGCCAAACAGCTTTAAAACCAGTGGCATATAAACTCCCAGTACGGCATTCAAATCACGAACGCTGACCCATTTGATCACGAAACCCCGAAACCCGTTATCGACGACGAAACCCAAAGTCAGACCAACCCGGATCCCCCAGAAATTCAATAGAAAACTGAAAACCTGTAAATGAAACTCCGGTGAGCTGCGAAAAGGGAAAACTGACGGGATAAGGTTTGATTCCGACGACCGTGTTGTTTTTCCGTCTAAATCTAACCAGAGCTCGAAAGAAATCGATGAGATCTAGGGAGTTTGGGACTGAACCGAGCAAACTAATTCCGGCGAAAAAGTTCGCCGGAAAACTTAAACGAAACTATTTGGGGTTCTATTACTCCTTGACTTTTTTTGGCTGATGTGGTAGCCAAGTAGCTGAATATTTTTGTGCTTTGACATGGCTGTCATGTCAGCATAAAAGgcgcataaaaatacaaaaaaaatgagtttaaagAGGTAATAAGATCCCGTAAAGTTTAGGTGTGTCATAGTAACTTCGGGTACAGTTTAGTGGTGTACTTGTGCCTTATCTCTTAAACATAAATAGGCCAAACTAGTCATCAATAGCAAATATTGTTCAATGCATAATCAAAACTCTCAATCCTTGTGTATTACTTCTTACTAAAAAAGCTCTAATCAgctaatttaattcataatcgAAAAAGAAAATTACATTACTACATGTAAAAGTTGGAAAGGGGGAAGCACTCTTACTAATAATCGTATTCTTATTCTATCTGCTATTCCGCATGCACAAGCTAAAACAAAATATAGTCTACGGATAATTTTTAGGGACAAGGCAAAgatcatttttcttatgcataGTAATTCCACGCAAAATGTCTCTGTCGATATCTTCTATCTTCATCCCAATAGGCAACTCCCAGTCAAATGCATATAGAAGGTTTGATAGTATAAGCTCCACCGTTGCAGCACCAAGTGCCATACCTGCAAAGACGAATTCAAAATTTTGAGTTCTTTGAAACATGCTttcaaaacaagataataaatttctctgttttcatattttaacatATAATCTATTGCTCAAATATATTTGCCATTGAATACCTGGGCAACCTCTCCGTCCTGCTCCAAATGGAATCAACTTGAAATCTTGACCCTTGTAATCGATACAACTATTCAAGAATCTGTCAGTATGAATTCTTCTGGATTTTTCCAGTACTCAGGATCTCTTGCCATAGCCCAATAGTTAACGCGAATTGTTGTTTTTGGTGGTATTTTATACCCTTCTAGTATCGAATTTTCCATAGTCTCTCTTGCCAGCCACTAGGACTGGAGCCGCTGGATACAATCTAAATGTCTCTTTTATCACTGCTTTGAGGTAAGGCATATTTTGTGTATCGTCTTCATTTACAATGCCTTTTCTCCCAACCGATTCTCTAATTTCTGCTTGAACTTtcttcatgacttttgggtgctTTATCAAGGCTGTCATTGCCCAAATTACTGTAATTGCACTAGTATCTGTCCCAGCAACAAATATATTctacaaaatattaaattaataaaaaaataaatgagattGGCAAATCATTAGAAATTCccaaataaatagataaaacacTTGTATATATTTATGACTATAACTTCTATATACTAATGTAATTAAGAAGTTCAAATTGTTAGTGCATACAGTTAACCATAATTAATTACCATGAGAATTGCCTTTATGTTGTCCAAAGTGAAATTGGTTTGAGTTGATTGCTCTTTCTTCCATTGGAGCAAAAGATCAATGATATCCCCTTCCATGGATTTTGGCCTATTGGGATTGTGATGCTGCTCAATGAGTTCTTCATAAAACTCGTCCAAGTACTTGAAATTCTTCTCGAGTCTATTTGCCATTCCAGTAAGTTTATCGATCCAACTTAACGAAGGAAAACAATCAGAGACAAAGAAACTAGACAGAATTTGTTGAGTCTCGTGTATAAGTTCATCAAATCTCCTCCTTTCGTGTGCTTCTTCATCGAACCTAACACCAAAAGCAACTCCACAAATAATAGTACTTGTTAGAGAAATTACTATATTGCTCAAATTGGTAATTTGTGAAGTGACGGCTTGTTGAGATATTTTCTTAATCATTCTTGAGACTTCATCTTCACGAATTGGACTAAAAGATTGCCCTTTCTTGAGACTGAATAAGTCAAGCACACaaatttttctaatttctctCCAATAGTCATTGTAAGGTGAAAAAACTATGTCATGACTATTGTAAGACAATTTTTGTTGGCAAAAGGTAGATGTTCTACTACAAAATACTAAATCTTGTGTCTTCATTACTTCTTTTGCTAATTTTGCTGAAGAAATTACAACTATTGGAGAAGAACCAAGATTCAATGAGaatattttcccatattttttgGAAAGTTTCCAAAAATAGACATGAGGGGCTAAACTATCATATTGATGCAAATTTCCAATGATTGGCAAACCAAAAGGACCTGGTGGCAGGATGACATTTCTACTTATTTTGgctttgtgaagaagaaaaaggataatAACAGGAAGAGATACTAAGAATAGAAAGAACATCATGATTTTGTTGTTTCACTGCCAAATGCAACTTCAAATGTCAACTATAAATATATCTATTAACTTGCTTTTATatagacattttttttttcaactgaaTGAAGTGATATCTCAGAATGACATCACTATTCAATACCGAAGCTGTTTAGGTATGCAATGACATATTACACCAACAGCAACGTATTCAGTATAATTTCACACAGTGAAGTATGAAGAGGATAGGGTCAGTGGCGGACCTTCCGTTTTGAACATATAGTTACTATTAATTATATAGTATAAACTCACAATTATTTGAAGACGGTAACGGAAAATTTGATTAAaactattcatatttatattatggaCATCGTGAATCTTTGATGAAAAACCGCAATTGacgagaaaaaaaaaattggttggtTAAGTTCATGTTCAGAAGGGGTCAAACTTTGGAgtctttaattctttatttatgaaggcgaatttctttctttctacactATAGTGATTATGTATCagtaaaaaagaacaaaaagaaggtTAAACAAAAGTCGCGTTGGGATTTGGTTCGAAACAGTGGCtactaaaaaactaaaagtaTGCCTAATAGCGGAAAAAGAATTAGTTTCTTTTATGTTAGTGAGTGATTTCTAATTTATCATATCCTTTTCCTTTAGTGTCTtatataattttatctatttcaaatcAAAGTCAATGGATGTTCGAGCACCCAAATTTCACCGATGAATCCGCCCCTGGGTAGAGTTGTACACCTTACCTCTAATTCCGAGCAAGGTAGAAGGTATACGATGACATAGCCTTTTAAATGTTTTAGACTATCGCTTAGATAgtgttgagaaaataattaaataaataaaaatatgatatttctaaGATGGTTCACGATAAATAATTATCCTGGGATCTAAATCTCATGGCCATCTATtattaacaacccaaaaataaaatcaCGTGCATGCTTGgcccataaaaaataattaatgataattaaataGTGACATCACTACTTAATTTAATGCCGAAGTTGTCCCAAGATTTATGGATTGTGgatgcttaaaaaattaaaaatctaaaaaaaataaaaaattacctcaaCAAGGTTTGAATTCGGGACGTCCCGAGTGGGGAAGTTTAAGATCAACTTAAACGCCAGTGCATCCAACCAACTTTTATTTTAGTGGATGTTTTTATctgttttatacctattttcgtatatttcttatgtaattatacctattccgcaTCGAATTTACTGGGTGTCGAAATGCTCCGAAAGTATATGTAGGTCTGCCCCTGTCAATGACATAACCTTTTTAAATGTTTTACACTCTATTGAGAAtataataaagtatataaatgttatgactcttaacattttaaatttttagatgaaaTACTTCACTATCGTATCACAACACGTAAAGGTGCGGATATAAATTCACGTGCATGCTTGGACATACAAAATATAATTAAGTATTCTTAATTTCTGTTTTAGTAACTAAGTATACTTAATTTATATACTAATCAATAATATGCATGTAGCATTTTCATGGACAATCATGTCTAGTAAAACACATGGTTGAAGAGAGATTAGTTTCATGGGTAGTCATATAATTTTCACTTATAGTACACAAGTcactcaaattattttttttatagccaaagggtgtgtttggtatgacggaaaatattttccagaaaatattttccGGTTTTTCCTTATTTGGTTGCAACAaaagtttagaaaaatattttccaagacaacTTATTTTCCACCAATTTGATGGAAAATGACTTCTCTCATGggtcaagggaagtcatttttcagaaaatgacaaatgtgacttatgacctCACCCTCACCCCTCttcccaccccaacaacacttatattcacatgactcaaaaaatttatatttctcaaaaatttacattactctaAAATGTTTTTCATTGtgctttgctttaattttttactgtttgaaataaaaaataataaagctcgaattttttctattttcaattcgttgaatatattgttattttcatatgcatagaggaagacttacttatgttacttttgctaattgcatatttcattttgttatcgATGTAACTtatttcacgaggttgaataagtttgtcgttctgttatatttctattaattgtagtATCTTAAGATTGTCCtaccaaaatattgaaaagtggctcctatatttgttaattaatagttgcttaaatttagtgattgtaatattttagtattcgatgttgatattatttgttatgcttaaattagttcttacaaattgttgagttgctagaggcactgatataAAAGTTAACagatagtagtattttctaaaaaatattttttcactcatcaatcgaacactagaaaatatttttctaaaaaaaatattctctGCTCActaaccaaacaccataaaatattttccggaaaatatttttcattcaccaaccaaacatgagaaaataagtagaaaatcaacttattttccgggaaaatattttccaagaaaacatttccatggaaaatattttccatcataccaaacacacccaaaaaGTCACTCAAATTTATTTGAATAtcacaaaaattactaaactattttctacaataaaaaaattattaatttttatctaaGGATCCAACTATGTGGGACcacattaaatatattatttt encodes the following:
- the LOC107864385 gene encoding 5-OH-xanthotoxin synthase, with amino-acid sequence MMFFPIFVALLIITILSFLLPKSKKNGENNMPPGPIGLTFIGNLHQFDSLKPHLYFWKLSKIYGNIFSLKLGSSTMVVISSAKLAKEVLKTQDLVFCSRPLLLGQRKLSYNGHDIGFAPYNDYWRELRKICVLHLFSLKKVQSFSPIREDEVSRMIKKISQQAATSQITNLSSILISLTATIICRVAFGIRYDEETHERRKFAELLKVTEEILAGFFVSDYFPLLGWIDKLSGRISRLEKNFKDLDEFYEGLVKQHLNSNRPKSMEGDIVDLLLKLKKEKSTPIDLTFDDIKGIIMNMLVGGTDTSAAAVIWAMTALIGNPNAMKKVQAEIRESVGKKSIVNEDDIQNLQYFKAVIKETFRLYPPAPLLVPRETMQNSVLEGYEIKQKTIIHVNVWAIGRDPEIWENPEEFIPERFMNSDIDFRGQNFELLPFGAGRRGCPAMAFGVATVEIVLSNLLYEFDWELPSGMKREDIDTNVLPGLTMHKKEPLCLIPRNSSV